The Culex pipiens pallens isolate TS chromosome 2, TS_CPP_V2, whole genome shotgun sequence DNA window ACTATACTCCCCAAACCCCTGATGATTTATCTCGATTCACGATAGTTGACAACAGTTACCATGCGCAGCATCGTGCACGTCACGTTTCTAACAAAACATGAGTCATACACAAGTAGAGCCTCGGACGGgccctgatttaaaaaatgactgAATATCCTGTTTTACCACCAGAGGTAACCACTTTCCCTTAGTATTAAAGTAATGATAACTTCCGTACCGTCTACAGGTTATTTCACTGATCCTGGAATTCCTCCCGTTCAGAGAACGGCTAGCTACCGCTGCTGTATGCAAACAGTGGTACGATTTGGTTTACGGAACCAAGTTTTGCCGTCAGCGGCTGGTTTTACGCGTGGAACCCGGCAATAATCTGGTGCAACTTCAGCAGAACAACAGCTTACTGCTCCAGCGATGTCGCGCGATGCAACTGCAGCTCAGCGGAATAGACGACGAGGGTATCGTTTTGCTCAAGGACTTACTGATGGCGAAAGCTGCGATGTTGCGATTGTCGGTTGTTGGGAGTACTCGGGAGTTGAAATCAATCTTGGAAGATACGCTTCCTGGTTTGGACCAGTTGATCGGGTTGGAAATTGAATTATTGGCGGAGCCAAGCTCGGAGCTGGAAGAAGTGACTTCAGGTGAACTCGGGGAGGTTCCTTCAGAAAATGAAGAAGACCGTGTCCTAAACATGATAAGCGATTGTGGCGGAGCTTCTACTTTCATAACAACATTGAACCTAACCAATAGTAGCATGAAGTATCTTGCACTAAAAGATACAAATTGTGATCATACTTATATCGATGGAAACTTTCCGTCATtgacaaatgtttcaatgcgTAATAGTGTTCTTTGTTCGGCGTCCGATGATGCATTCGATTTGGAAGAATTGAGCTTATCACATTTTGATGGTAGCACGGAGAGCGACGACGAACCAGTTTCCGACGAAATGGCTAACTTGAAAAAACTTTACCTCGCAAACACTAGCATCGATTCAAGAACATTAAGATTTTTGGCACTGAACGAGCTACGTTTGGTCGAAACAAAAACAGTTTTCGCATCGTTACGAGATTCGATATCTGCGATGAAGCAGCTTCTAAAGTTGGAACTGGTTGATGTTACGTTTCAAGAAGACACGCTGCCAAACACAAGATTTACCTCGGACAGTAttaccaaatttaaattttactgtGCAAAAGATTACACAGTTAAAGTGGACTTTCAGAACTTGGAATGCCTTTCCTACATTTCCACCTCACAAGTTGCACCCGAAATATTCGAACAGATTTGGATCAACCACGGGAAACTTCAACGATTGTCGTTCGGTGTCTGCGAAGGACAACTTGGCACAGTAACTACTTCAAATCACATGAGCTATAAACCTCAAACTAATCATTAAACTATCTTTCAAGTTCCTCACGAAGTCATCCCTCGCCCACATGAACAACCTTCCCACGCTTAAAATCCTCCAACTCGTTCGGATGTCTCTGGACAACGTAGACTGGTCCCAGTGCCGCCACCGTAACCAACTTCAAAAGATCAGACTCGTCTGCTGCCCAATCGATGG harbors:
- the LOC120425198 gene encoding uncharacterized protein LOC120425198 isoform X1, with translation MTEYPVLPPEVISLILEFLPFRERLATAAVCKQWYDLVYGTKFCRQRLVLRVEPGNNLVQLQQNNSLLLQRCRAMQLQLSGIDDEGIVLLKDLLMAKAAMLRLSVVGSTRELKSILEDTLPGLDQLIGLEIELLAEPSSELEEVTSGELGEVPSENEEDRVLNMISDCGGASTFITTLNLTNSSMKYLALKDTNCDHTYIDGNFPSLTNVSMRNSVLCSASDDAFDLEELSLSHFDGSTESDDEPVSDEMANLKKLYLANTSIDSRTLRFLALNELRLVETKTVFASLRDSISAMKQLLKLELVDVTFQEDTLPNTRFTSDSITKFKFYCAKDYTVKVDFQNLECLSYISTSQVAPEIFEQIWINHGKLQRLSFGVCEGQLGTFLTKSSLAHMNNLPTLKILQLVRMSLDNVDWSQCRHRNQLQKIRLVCCPIDGRGALQLAATFPELRELFLDHCHLRQPTAAFEIAENFSEQQALRRRLERCRVSYYDCHVEDPLGSC
- the LOC120425198 gene encoding uncharacterized protein LOC120425198 isoform X2 produces the protein MQLQLSGIDDEGIVLLKDLLMAKAAMLRLSVVGSTRELKSILEDTLPGLDQLIGLEIELLAEPSSELEEVTSGELGEVPSENEEDRVLNMISDCGGASTFITTLNLTNSSMKYLALKDTNCDHTYIDGNFPSLTNVSMRNSVLCSASDDAFDLEELSLSHFDGSTESDDEPVSDEMANLKKLYLANTSIDSRTLRFLALNELRLVETKTVFASLRDSISAMKQLLKLELVDVTFQEDTLPNTRFTSDSITKFKFYCAKDYTVKVDFQNLECLSYISTSQVAPEIFEQIWINHGKLQRLSFGVCEGQLGTFLTKSSLAHMNNLPTLKILQLVRMSLDNVDWSQCRHRNQLQKIRLVCCPIDGRGALQLAATFPELRELFLDHCHLRQPTAAFEIAENFSEQQALRRRLERCRVSYYDCHVEDPLGSC